A window from Candidatus Nitrospira neomarina encodes these proteins:
- a CDS encoding glycosyltransferase: MNTDGAKRLRVLFFSQRFPLPMDTGGKIRTGKMLEGLKKHFDITLLCHFESPKDEPYLGQVKKLCDDFQYVLWKEVFKYSFSFYARVLAWNFSRYPISVKNDYSRAIEGKIAELVQNREFDLLICDFLQPTLNFRNVMGFPTLLFQHNVESMIVKRHFQTARNAFMKMFWWAQWKKMERFEKKMCQQFNAVVAVSEQDKLILQKDFGVPNVHAIPTGVDLIYFSADEKNPQGNSLVFVGAMDWLPNEDAIVFFARNILPRIRVAIPDVTLTVVGRNPSAYLRRTVEEYPEIRIVGRVEDVRPYIRQKSVYIIPLRIGGGTRIKVYEAMAMGKAIVSTRVGTEGLPVEHGKHVLLADQPQEFAKCVIRLLQDPIVRNEIGRSAREFVETRCGWNEAVKRFSEICLRVYDEMH; this comes from the coding sequence ATGAATACAGATGGTGCGAAAAGACTAAGGGTCCTGTTCTTCTCTCAACGATTCCCGCTTCCTATGGATACAGGAGGAAAGATTCGGACCGGAAAAATGCTAGAGGGACTCAAGAAACATTTTGACATCACCCTATTGTGCCATTTTGAAAGTCCCAAAGATGAACCTTACTTAGGTCAGGTAAAAAAATTATGTGATGATTTTCAGTATGTCTTATGGAAAGAGGTGTTCAAATACTCATTCTCCTTCTATGCAAGAGTGTTGGCGTGGAATTTTTCTCGGTATCCCATTTCTGTGAAGAATGATTACTCTAGAGCCATTGAGGGGAAGATTGCAGAACTTGTGCAAAATAGAGAGTTTGATCTCTTGATCTGTGATTTCCTGCAACCGACCTTAAATTTTCGTAATGTTATGGGATTTCCCACTCTGTTATTTCAACATAATGTCGAATCTATGATTGTCAAACGACATTTTCAGACCGCCAGAAATGCCTTCATGAAAATGTTCTGGTGGGCACAATGGAAGAAAATGGAGCGGTTTGAAAAGAAGATGTGTCAACAATTTAATGCGGTTGTGGCTGTGTCGGAACAAGATAAGTTGATCTTACAGAAGGATTTTGGAGTGCCTAATGTCCATGCGATTCCAACAGGGGTCGATTTGATTTACTTTTCTGCAGATGAAAAGAACCCTCAAGGGAACAGTTTGGTATTTGTGGGGGCAATGGATTGGCTTCCTAATGAGGACGCAATTGTTTTTTTTGCGCGAAACATTTTACCCCGCATTAGGGTTGCCATTCCTGATGTCACCCTAACTGTTGTGGGGAGAAACCCATCGGCCTACCTGCGGCGAACCGTGGAGGAATATCCAGAGATAAGAATTGTCGGAAGAGTTGAAGATGTTCGCCCCTATATTCGTCAAAAAAGCGTTTACATCATTCCCCTCCGAATAGGTGGGGGTACACGGATCAAAGTCTATGAGGCGATGGCAATGGGAAAGGCCATTGTTTCCACTCGAGTGGGGACCGAGGGGTTGCCCGTAGAACACGGGAAGCATGTCCTTTTGGCTGACCAACCGCAAGAATTTGCTAAGTGCGTTATCCGTCTTTTACAGGATCCCATTGTACGAAACGAAATTGGCAGGTCTGCTAGGGAGTTCGTTGAGACACGTTGTGGATGGAACGAGGCGGTCAAAAGGTTTTCCGAGATTTGTTTGCGGGTTTATGATGAGATGCATTAG
- a CDS encoding UDP-glucose/GDP-mannose dehydrogenase family protein yields the protein MKVSIFGLGYVGCVTAACLSQDGHQVIGVDINEMKVSMINEGKSPIVEKGLEDLILSGRKKGTLQATTDLSRAVMESDVSLVCVGTPSCSNGSLDLHTVKTISRELGSALRKKREYHCFVFRSTVLPGTIRQTLIPLLEEGAGKKAHKDFDVCFNPEFLREGSSIHDFYNPPFTIIGETTSRGGDIVASLNEAIDAPMERTTFEVAEMVKYVCNVFHALKVTFANEIGILCKALDMDSHQIMKLVCQDTKLNISPAYLKPGFAFGGSCLPKDLRAILYQCKALDLVSPLLSSLMESNRLHVQRAVNLVIGKGKKNVGVLGLSFKEGTDDLRESPTVALVENLLGKGYQVKIYDPEVFLSKIFGANKEYIEREIPHISGLVSDNLGDVIQESEVLVIAKSFGKFSTDIQPYLKDKVILDLVRVSSDLKEMNPGNEGICW from the coding sequence ATGAAGGTCAGTATTTTTGGCTTAGGCTATGTTGGATGTGTGACCGCAGCATGTTTGAGTCAGGACGGACACCAGGTCATCGGCGTAGATATCAATGAAATGAAAGTTTCTATGATCAACGAGGGCAAAAGTCCTATTGTTGAAAAAGGTCTTGAGGATTTGATCCTTTCGGGTCGTAAAAAGGGAACCCTTCAGGCAACAACGGACTTATCCAGAGCTGTAATGGAGTCGGATGTCAGTCTGGTCTGTGTCGGTACTCCTTCTTGCAGCAACGGATCATTAGATCTTCATACTGTCAAGACTATCAGCCGTGAGCTTGGAAGTGCATTGAGGAAAAAAAGGGAATATCATTGTTTCGTTTTTCGAAGCACGGTCTTACCCGGGACTATTCGCCAAACATTGATTCCCCTTTTAGAAGAGGGTGCAGGGAAAAAGGCCCATAAAGATTTTGATGTGTGTTTTAACCCAGAATTCCTACGTGAAGGAAGCTCGATTCATGATTTTTATAATCCACCTTTTACCATTATTGGAGAAACCACCTCACGTGGAGGAGATATTGTCGCGAGTCTGAACGAAGCGATTGATGCGCCAATGGAACGCACGACATTCGAAGTGGCCGAGATGGTCAAGTACGTGTGCAATGTCTTCCATGCGCTCAAAGTCACTTTTGCCAATGAGATTGGTATTCTTTGCAAGGCGCTTGATATGGATAGCCATCAGATCATGAAGCTGGTTTGCCAAGATACAAAGTTGAATATATCTCCGGCCTACCTCAAGCCAGGCTTTGCATTTGGAGGATCATGCTTGCCCAAAGACCTGAGGGCCATACTTTATCAATGTAAAGCGTTGGATCTTGTCTCCCCTCTACTTTCCTCTTTGATGGAAAGCAACCGGTTGCATGTTCAGCGAGCTGTAAATCTCGTCATCGGCAAGGGCAAGAAAAATGTCGGAGTTCTTGGGTTGAGCTTTAAAGAAGGGACGGATGACTTGCGCGAATCTCCCACAGTGGCGCTTGTCGAAAATTTGCTGGGTAAAGGTTATCAGGTCAAAATTTATGATCCAGAGGTGTTTCTCTCGAAAATATTTGGCGCGAACAAAGAGTATATTGAGAGGGAGATTCCCCATATTTCTGGGCTGGTGTCAGACAACCTTGGTGACGTGATCCAAGAATCCGAGGTGCTGGTCATTGCAAAATCTTTTGGGAAATTTTCTACAGACATCCAGCCGTATCTGAAAGATAAAGTGATACTGGATCTTGTACGGGTGAGTTCGGATCTGAAGGAAATGAATCCCGGGAACGAAGGGATTTGTTGGTAA
- a CDS encoding glycosyltransferase family 4 protein yields the protein MNILGFTSLYPNNVCPNHGIFVKERLTRIAALPGVHVQIVSPVPYYPPIGFGWRMSYRRVQKREFVDGIKVYHPRYIMAPKIGMAIHGFLMALCSLPLVKRICREFPPDIVDAHFVYPDGFAGMLIGQYLGCPVVVTARGSDVNVCADLPIIRSLLRLTLSRASSVISVSNPLAEKIGQLGISQNKIRVIPNGVDSETFYPSSKAEARKSISFEGNQKLVLSVGNYTPNKGMDLLVKALAFLRDSEGLDSLPILVLIGEGKECLSLESLVIDLNLTHNVRVMGPVPHYFLPKWYRSADLFCLASSREGCPNVILESLACGTPVVATRVGGIPDLVNSPDVGILTDRSPEAMAKAIIEALNKVWDADLISQHVHRRTWEQVAGQEYEVFKSAVG from the coding sequence GTGAATATTCTTGGTTTTACCTCCCTGTATCCTAACAATGTTTGTCCAAATCACGGTATTTTTGTCAAGGAACGACTAACTCGGATTGCCGCCTTACCTGGTGTCCACGTTCAAATTGTTTCCCCAGTCCCGTACTATCCGCCAATTGGGTTTGGATGGCGAATGTCATACCGCCGTGTTCAGAAAAGAGAATTTGTAGACGGAATAAAAGTGTACCATCCCCGCTATATCATGGCTCCCAAAATAGGCATGGCCATACATGGTTTCCTGATGGCCCTATGTTCCTTGCCCCTAGTGAAACGCATATGTCGTGAATTTCCTCCTGATATCGTAGATGCACATTTTGTTTATCCGGATGGGTTCGCCGGGATGTTGATCGGACAATATTTGGGGTGTCCTGTTGTAGTTACGGCCCGAGGAAGTGATGTGAATGTTTGCGCGGATCTTCCAATCATTCGTTCTCTCCTGCGGCTAACTCTGTCTCGTGCCTCTTCTGTGATCTCTGTATCGAATCCCTTAGCTGAGAAGATTGGTCAACTCGGAATCTCTCAAAATAAAATTAGGGTGATTCCTAATGGTGTTGACTCTGAAACATTCTATCCGTCCTCCAAGGCTGAGGCACGAAAATCGATTAGTTTTGAGGGAAATCAAAAGCTGGTGCTCTCGGTAGGCAATTATACACCAAATAAAGGGATGGATCTTCTTGTGAAAGCGTTGGCATTTTTGAGAGATAGTGAAGGTCTAGATTCACTTCCCATTCTCGTACTCATCGGGGAGGGAAAGGAATGCCTATCCCTGGAGAGCCTTGTGATAGACCTGAATCTGACGCATAACGTACGCGTCATGGGGCCGGTTCCACATTATTTTTTACCTAAGTGGTACCGGTCGGCAGATCTATTTTGTTTGGCATCTAGCCGGGAGGGATGCCCTAATGTCATTCTCGAATCCTTAGCATGCGGGACTCCGGTTGTGGCTACGCGTGTTGGAGGAATACCCGATCTTGTAAATTCACCAGACGTGGGCATTCTCACGGATCGTTCTCCTGAAGCTATGGCAAAGGCCATTATTGAAGCACTCAATAAGGTCTGGGATGCTGATCTCATAAGTCAGCATGTCCATCGTCGTACATGGGAACAGGTTGCGGGGCAGGAGTATGAGGTGTTTAAGAGTGCAGTTGGGTAA
- the asnB gene encoding asparagine synthase (glutamine-hydrolyzing): MCGICGIFNVWSGEPVHHAMIERMADTLVHRGPDDAGYYVTGPIGLGHRRLSIIDLEGGHQPMANEDQSVWVVFNGEIYNFQSLHHDLVRKGHQFKTWSDTEVIVHAYEEYGEECFQFFRGMFAIALWDGSKKKLVLARDRVGKKPLYYLVDKDQVAFASEMKAILTVPGVKKEIDLQALSDYFSLLYVPAPKSINKAIRKVQPGHFVRITEKGVEEKEYWDLHFDPNPHRREDEWEERLMDALKEATQLRLISDVPLGAFLSGGIDSSAVVGLMSLLTGKPVQTSSIGFVEEEFNELEYAREIANRFKADHHEVIVKPDAAHILEKLVWFYDEPFADSSAIPTYYVSQVAREYVTVALSGDGGDENFAGYRRYAFDKREEDLRSLLPPGLRKAVFGPLSVLYPKMDWAPRMFRGKATFESLACSHLEAYFRSVSAVSPELKSVLLSQDVLHQLGEYETFELFRSYYEKPVGLDSFSRILYLDIKTYLPDDILVKVDRASMAHSLEVRAPLLDHEFMELVATIPFHLKLRGSTGKYIFKKALGHMLPASILHREKMGFGIPLALWLRQDLKSLAGDVIFSSHDDGLLNKKTVERFWREHQSGLHDRSTVLWTILMFRLWQQVYSYS, translated from the coding sequence ATGTGTGGTATTTGCGGAATATTTAACGTGTGGTCAGGGGAACCTGTTCATCACGCCATGATCGAGAGGATGGCGGATACGTTGGTCCATCGTGGACCTGATGACGCGGGGTATTACGTGACTGGCCCCATTGGACTTGGACATCGCAGGCTGTCGATCATCGACCTTGAGGGTGGGCATCAACCCATGGCCAATGAGGACCAGTCGGTTTGGGTTGTGTTTAATGGGGAAATATATAATTTTCAATCCCTTCACCACGATTTGGTCCGAAAAGGTCATCAATTTAAAACGTGGTCGGATACGGAAGTCATTGTTCACGCTTATGAAGAGTATGGAGAAGAATGTTTTCAATTTTTTCGTGGAATGTTTGCGATTGCGCTCTGGGATGGGAGCAAGAAAAAGTTAGTGCTTGCCAGGGATCGGGTCGGAAAAAAGCCTCTGTATTATTTAGTCGACAAAGATCAAGTGGCCTTTGCGTCAGAGATGAAGGCTATTTTGACCGTGCCAGGTGTTAAAAAAGAAATCGATTTGCAAGCCTTGTCCGATTACTTCTCTCTTTTATATGTCCCAGCACCAAAGTCGATCAATAAAGCTATTCGTAAAGTCCAACCCGGCCACTTTGTTCGAATAACAGAGAAGGGTGTTGAAGAAAAAGAGTATTGGGATTTACATTTCGATCCCAACCCTCACAGAAGAGAGGATGAATGGGAAGAACGATTGATGGATGCTCTCAAAGAGGCAACACAACTCCGACTCATTAGCGACGTTCCCTTGGGGGCTTTTCTTTCAGGAGGGATCGATTCTTCAGCGGTTGTGGGGCTGATGAGTCTGCTGACTGGGAAGCCGGTCCAGACCTCTTCAATTGGGTTTGTCGAAGAAGAATTTAATGAGCTGGAGTATGCGCGGGAGATTGCCAATCGGTTCAAAGCAGATCATCATGAGGTGATTGTCAAACCCGATGCTGCTCATATTCTTGAGAAATTGGTCTGGTTCTATGATGAACCCTTTGCTGATTCTTCTGCCATTCCTACGTATTATGTTTCCCAGGTTGCCCGAGAATATGTGACCGTTGCTCTTTCCGGGGATGGGGGTGACGAGAATTTTGCGGGATATCGCCGTTATGCATTTGATAAGCGGGAAGAAGACTTGCGGAGTTTATTGCCTCCAGGGCTTCGAAAAGCTGTATTTGGACCCTTATCTGTGCTGTATCCAAAAATGGATTGGGCTCCACGGATGTTTCGGGGAAAGGCCACGTTTGAAAGCCTTGCTTGTTCACATCTTGAGGCGTATTTTCGCTCCGTATCTGCGGTGAGTCCGGAACTTAAATCAGTCCTTCTTAGTCAGGATGTGTTGCACCAACTAGGAGAGTACGAAACCTTTGAACTCTTCCGAAGTTATTATGAAAAACCCGTCGGGCTTGACTCTTTTTCTCGCATACTCTACTTGGATATCAAAACCTACCTGCCGGATGATATTCTGGTTAAGGTAGATAGGGCCAGCATGGCGCATTCCCTTGAGGTTCGGGCTCCACTATTGGATCATGAGTTCATGGAGCTTGTCGCGACCATTCCCTTTCATCTCAAGCTCCGTGGGTCTACTGGAAAATATATTTTCAAGAAAGCATTGGGTCATATGCTGCCAGCGAGCATTTTGCACCGCGAGAAAATGGGATTTGGAATTCCGCTCGCTTTGTGGTTGCGGCAAGATCTAAAAAGTTTGGCTGGTGATGTGATTTTTTCTTCTCACGATGATGGGCTGCTCAATAAGAAAACGGTGGAACGTTTCTGGCGGGAGCATCAAAGTGGACTGCACGATCGTTCGACCGTTTTGTGGACCATTTTGATGTTTCGACTTTGGCAACAGGTATATAGCTATTCATGA
- a CDS encoding TIGR03088 family PEP-CTERM/XrtA system glycosyltransferase yields MKIPSPPPIHIMHVVTSFDKGGLENGVVNLINRLDCERFRHSLCCIQRSGNFIGHVQRRDVKVFELNKTPGLDWHLPGKLFQLFQANPVDVVHTRNWGTIDAILPAKMAGVPIVVHGEHGRDMTDPDGRRIIRRWTRRLIGWFVDQFVAVSQDLGSWLVKSVGIPEGKVVAIPNGVDVKRFSLWKRGAERHQQDAVITIGTVGRFDPVKDQELLIRAFADLVHGGQSVHLLLVGYGPCQHNLEALVEKLQLNTHVHFAGQQSDIPTWLSRMDVFVLPSLREGLSNTILEAMASGLPVIATRVGGNPELVIDGVTGFLIPTGDVNALRNALATYVGDPALLLKHGLAGRDVVEREFNLDRMVSDYDQLYTKLLATKTKVKRVSL; encoded by the coding sequence GTGAAAATACCTTCGCCTCCTCCGATTCATATTATGCATGTGGTAACTTCATTCGATAAAGGTGGATTAGAAAATGGGGTTGTGAATCTCATCAATCGATTGGATTGTGAGCGTTTCAGGCATAGTCTTTGTTGTATTCAGCGCTCAGGGAATTTTATCGGACACGTGCAGCGGAGGGATGTGAAGGTCTTTGAACTTAACAAGACTCCTGGTTTGGATTGGCACCTCCCTGGGAAATTGTTTCAGTTGTTTCAAGCCAATCCAGTCGATGTCGTTCATACCCGTAATTGGGGAACGATTGATGCGATTTTGCCGGCAAAGATGGCCGGTGTGCCCATTGTAGTCCATGGAGAGCATGGGCGTGATATGACCGATCCTGATGGCCGTCGAATCATTCGAAGATGGACCCGACGTCTAATTGGATGGTTCGTTGATCAATTCGTGGCGGTTTCTCAGGATCTCGGTTCGTGGTTGGTGAAATCAGTCGGGATCCCTGAAGGCAAAGTCGTGGCAATTCCCAATGGAGTAGATGTGAAGAGGTTTTCTTTATGGAAAAGAGGGGCAGAGCGACATCAACAAGATGCCGTAATAACCATCGGGACGGTTGGACGCTTTGATCCTGTCAAGGATCAAGAATTGTTGATCAGGGCCTTTGCCGATCTCGTTCACGGTGGCCAGTCCGTTCATCTTTTGCTTGTTGGATACGGCCCGTGTCAACACAACCTCGAAGCCTTGGTTGAAAAGCTTCAGTTGAACACCCACGTTCATTTTGCAGGGCAGCAATCTGATATACCCACATGGTTAAGCCGCATGGATGTGTTTGTCCTCCCATCGCTTCGCGAAGGACTCTCGAATACCATTTTGGAAGCTATGGCTTCAGGCCTTCCGGTAATCGCCACTCGAGTGGGTGGAAATCCTGAACTGGTGATTGATGGTGTCACCGGGTTTTTGATTCCAACTGGGGATGTGAATGCCCTTCGAAATGCATTGGCTACCTATGTGGGGGATCCAGCTCTGCTATTGAAGCATGGCCTGGCGGGTCGTGATGTTGTGGAAAGAGAATTTAATCTTGACCGAATGGTCAGTGATTACGATCAATTGTATACGAAATTGCTTGCAACCAAGACTAAAGTGAAAAGGGTCTCATTGTAA
- a CDS encoding lipopolysaccharide biosynthesis protein — MKESLEGRTKRGVAWSGVTTLCGQVLTFGLGVALARLLSPADFGVLAALIIFLEISSSIVSSGFVAALIQFPSIRKEHYATVWLVQLVLGSLVYFGLIVLSPFIAEFFRNELIGDVLKVLALYMFILPFISIPTAILRKAINFKASGLATLFQQLVSGGVSVTCAYVGFGVWSLVGGRLAGHLTNAIYLVNVSKWVPSWHFSLGALRDLIPYTGKMTLVNVLNDIAKNVDYVLVGRLLGAGQLGLYERAYTLMTLPLDKISNSINLVLFSAFSEAQHNIGQLQKGFLKATCVTSWFCAPVVVGLFWVAPELVTVLYGEKWIGTVAPLRIMSFAGLLLSLDSIAVSLITAMGFVGFELKRQAIYFVIMFVGVMIGSYWGLIGVATAVLVGAGIFLILLLILVRQLVKVQFVDYAIVLMPSLLGCAVMSVCLGIGRILLQNFVGTNMFTVLFTMIVVGGLSYFVYFLAMGNKPRTDVVVEVHREITHYVRSTYVWLRVTILGRIMG, encoded by the coding sequence ATGAAAGAAAGTCTTGAAGGTCGAACCAAGCGTGGAGTGGCATGGTCAGGTGTAACCACATTGTGTGGACAAGTCCTGACGTTTGGCCTGGGAGTGGCCCTTGCACGGTTGCTTTCGCCAGCAGATTTTGGAGTTTTGGCAGCCCTCATTATCTTTTTGGAAATTAGCAGTTCTATTGTCAGTTCAGGGTTTGTCGCTGCGCTGATTCAATTCCCCTCGATTCGGAAAGAACATTATGCGACGGTATGGCTTGTGCAATTGGTTTTGGGAAGTTTGGTCTACTTTGGGCTAATAGTGCTCTCTCCCTTCATTGCGGAGTTTTTTCGTAATGAGCTCATTGGGGATGTTCTGAAGGTTCTTGCCCTGTATATGTTTATTCTCCCTTTCATTTCAATTCCCACGGCAATATTACGTAAGGCAATTAATTTTAAAGCTTCCGGGTTAGCCACGCTGTTTCAGCAGCTTGTATCTGGTGGGGTGTCCGTTACATGTGCATATGTTGGTTTTGGGGTCTGGAGTTTGGTGGGTGGAAGACTTGCCGGGCATTTAACCAATGCGATTTATCTCGTAAATGTGAGTAAGTGGGTTCCTTCCTGGCACTTTAGTCTGGGAGCGTTACGTGACCTTATCCCCTATACAGGAAAGATGACCTTAGTCAATGTGTTAAATGATATTGCCAAAAATGTGGATTATGTGTTGGTGGGCAGGTTATTGGGGGCAGGTCAATTAGGGTTGTACGAGCGAGCCTATACATTAATGACTCTACCTTTGGATAAGATCTCAAATTCGATTAATCTTGTTCTCTTTTCAGCCTTTTCAGAAGCACAACATAATATCGGTCAATTGCAAAAAGGGTTTCTTAAAGCGACGTGCGTTACCTCATGGTTTTGCGCCCCTGTTGTTGTCGGGCTTTTCTGGGTGGCTCCAGAACTTGTGACCGTGCTGTATGGGGAAAAATGGATAGGCACGGTGGCTCCCCTGCGGATCATGAGCTTTGCGGGCCTGCTGTTGTCGCTAGACTCTATCGCTGTTTCATTGATTACGGCCATGGGTTTTGTTGGGTTTGAATTGAAGCGTCAGGCCATTTATTTCGTCATCATGTTTGTGGGGGTTATGATTGGGAGCTATTGGGGATTGATCGGCGTGGCCACTGCGGTTCTTGTTGGGGCCGGCATCTTTTTGATTCTATTACTCATTCTAGTCAGACAATTAGTCAAGGTTCAGTTTGTGGACTATGCCATCGTGCTCATGCCGTCTCTTCTAGGATGCGCCGTCATGTCCGTGTGCCTAGGGATAGGTCGGATACTCCTTCAGAATTTCGTGGGAACGAATATGTTCACAGTTCTTTTCACCATGATTGTGGTCGGTGGGCTTTCCTATTTTGTGTACTTTCTGGCAATGGGGAATAAACCACGAACTGATGTGGTCGTGGAGGTGCACCGTGAAATTACCCATTATGTAAGAAGCACCTATGTCTGGTTGCGGGTCACTATCCTGGGTCGAATTATGGGCTGA
- a CDS encoding glycosyltransferase family 39 protein, whose amino-acid sequence MLAVQAILADGFPHMPSGMAYWRAAPYSYMAAASALIFGLSELAIRVPSAVLGLIALPIFYSLARRHIGRLPGLMATWFLVCSAWHIDISREGRMYSAFLTFFLVSLLWFEKGFIDKNPMYRVLAVVGALLTITSHELGILLMGFWCLPIFFGMYRLAFKEQFLVLTVSLGLSIFWYGYQKFEAFVVPGVIQDQGVAQVSLLVKIQNALHFHFLPQFWMLSDMREQHFLLFCGLVLCVILWVLTSYRFLARREAIPSWLYIISFLLSGFALFNLFGLVAVCVLLLGLTLGEKLREVARLRFVQSLLVLLSMVLGFWVFYGIAIWQGTGLNVVSQIDLIRKVLKDSFYYPALHILMYIEAFPVMSGVMILTSVFWILTRHQGLGCLRREAPIFVWFWLPLLVLGLTREWIGLRYTLPLYPFYLMIMAWGVARIAQFLGELIHDRFLSGGYSTKTTTVTAVLSFTLFLLVVPVINEQHHVWAAMKMGRLDYNQEIPSILHGYPHHPDHQGPGRYVRKHLQEDDVVIAMDVFEQTFYVGQVDYWLRLPEGMQQYSYQQNGEWFDKYTRSRPVTSPQGVDAILKQHKDKTIWLITSSEDPKSVEALLSQQVVTCRCEVYVGRDEQTRVYRFLPHS is encoded by the coding sequence ATGCTTGCCGTTCAAGCCATTTTGGCTGATGGGTTTCCCCATATGCCGTCGGGAATGGCTTATTGGCGGGCGGCGCCCTATTCCTATATGGCTGCAGCCTCAGCGCTGATATTTGGCCTGAGTGAATTGGCTATACGGGTTCCGAGCGCGGTTCTGGGCCTCATCGCGCTCCCTATCTTTTATTCCCTGGCAAGGCGCCACATTGGTAGGTTACCTGGACTGATGGCAACCTGGTTTTTGGTTTGTTCGGCTTGGCATATTGACATCTCTCGAGAGGGCCGGATGTATTCAGCCTTTCTGACATTTTTTCTGGTTTCTCTCCTCTGGTTTGAAAAGGGGTTCATCGATAAAAATCCAATGTATCGGGTTCTAGCTGTTGTCGGAGCGTTATTGACTATCACTTCCCATGAACTGGGAATTCTTTTAATGGGTTTTTGGTGCCTTCCAATTTTCTTTGGTATGTATCGGCTGGCTTTTAAGGAACAGTTTCTTGTACTCACTGTGAGTTTAGGGCTTTCTATTTTCTGGTATGGGTACCAGAAGTTCGAAGCGTTTGTTGTTCCTGGAGTCATCCAAGATCAAGGTGTGGCACAGGTAAGCCTTTTGGTTAAGATTCAGAATGCCTTACACTTCCATTTTCTGCCACAGTTTTGGATGCTGTCCGACATGAGGGAACAGCATTTTTTGCTGTTCTGTGGTTTGGTGCTGTGTGTGATCTTGTGGGTCTTGACCAGTTACCGCTTCTTAGCCAGGCGGGAAGCGATTCCTTCCTGGTTATACATTATTAGCTTTCTCCTATCAGGTTTTGCGCTTTTTAACCTGTTCGGTTTGGTGGCTGTTTGTGTGCTTCTGCTGGGATTGACCTTGGGTGAAAAGTTGCGAGAAGTCGCAAGGCTTCGTTTTGTGCAATCTTTACTGGTTTTGCTCTCTATGGTTCTTGGGTTTTGGGTGTTTTATGGAATAGCAATCTGGCAAGGAACTGGTTTGAATGTTGTCTCCCAGATTGATTTAATACGAAAAGTTCTTAAAGACTCTTTCTATTATCCAGCTCTGCACATCCTAATGTACATTGAAGCCTTTCCCGTTATGAGCGGAGTCATGATATTGACTTCGGTGTTCTGGATCCTGACTCGACATCAAGGTTTAGGTTGTCTTCGTCGCGAAGCTCCGATTTTCGTATGGTTTTGGTTGCCGTTATTGGTGTTGGGATTGACTCGAGAGTGGATTGGGCTTCGCTACACGCTGCCGCTCTACCCGTTTTATTTAATGATCATGGCATGGGGAGTCGCTCGTATCGCACAGTTTCTCGGAGAACTGATCCATGACCGGTTTTTGAGTGGAGGGTATTCAACAAAAACTACTACTGTGACGGCAGTTTTGAGCTTTACATTGTTCCTCCTGGTCGTTCCCGTCATCAATGAACAGCATCACGTGTGGGCAGCCATGAAGATGGGACGCCTCGATTATAACCAAGAAATTCCCTCTATATTGCATGGGTATCCCCATCATCCTGATCACCAGGGGCCGGGGCGATATGTGAGGAAGCATCTTCAGGAAGATGATGTGGTGATTGCGATGGATGTGTTTGAGCAGACTTTTTATGTGGGACAAGTTGACTATTGGCTTCGTTTGCCTGAGGGCATGCAACAGTATAGTTATCAACAAAATGGAGAGTGGTTCGACAAATACACGCGGTCCAGACCCGTGACGAGCCCGCAAGGAGTCGACGCCATTCTTAAACAGCACAAAGACAAAACCATATGGCTTATTACCTCGAGTGAAGACCCGAAATCAGTAGAAGCCCTCTTGTCCCAGCAAGTTGTGACCTGTCGCTGTGAGGTCTATGTGGGACGTGACGAACAAACTCGCGTATATCGTTTTTTACCTCATTCATGA